The genomic window TAAATAGGTAATCGCTTCAAATTTTGCAGCATCTTCTGCTCCTCTTACATTTGCTACAATCGCTAATAATTTACTCTTAGTTTTACTTAAATCCAGACCTTTTAATACCGTTGCAGTATCCTGCATTTGAGGTATGGCTTTAGGAGAAACAAAACTTCCAAAATCCAAGGTATCAAATCCACATTGTAATAAAGACTGTATGTACCGTATTTTAGTGGCTGTAGGTATAAATTGCTTGATACCCTGCATGGCATCCCTAGGACATTCGATTATTTTAACCGTCTCATTCATTAAGTAATTACTCCTCAGATTTTTTTAGCAGATCATAGTAGCGGATAAAAGTATCACTATTTTTTTGAAAATAATATAAAAATACCAATCCCGGTAAAAACAAGAATCTGTAACCATTTAAAGAACATAACAATCTTTTGGGATTGACGTAATTTTGACGAGATGTAGTTGGCCATGAAGGCAATGCTTAGAAATACAATAAAAGAAACAATAATAAAAACACCGCCTAAAATTAAAAACTGAAAGGTCTCCGAAAGCTGTTTGCTAAATAAAAACCCCGGAAAAAAAGCGAGGAAGAATAAAGAAACTTTAGGGTTCAATAAATTCATCCATACGCCTTTCTTATAATATTCCAATATGCTCTTCTTATTATCCGGAGTTTGAAAAGTAATATTTGAATCACTTCTAAACACCTGAAAAGCCAGGTAAAACAAGTAAATTGCACCAGCTATCTTTAGAATCTGAAATAGTAAATTATTTTGTTTAATCAATATAGAAACTCCAAAAGCTATCAGCAATGTGTGCACCACACAACCGGACATTAACCCTAAGATGGTTGCGATTCCTTGTCGTTTGCCGTGTGATAGGCTTACCACCGCTACATAGATATTATCCGGACCCGGACTTACCGCTAATAAAGCAACTGAGAAGATAAATGCAAAAAGAATTTCGATAAT from Aquimarina sp. ERC-38 includes these protein-coding regions:
- a CDS encoding LysE family translocator produces the protein MVSLSHGKRQGIATILGLMSGCVVHTLLIAFGVSILIKQNNLLFQILKIAGAIYLFYLAFQVFRSDSNITFQTPDNKKSILEYYKKGVWMNLLNPKVSLFFLAFFPGFLFSKQLSETFQFLILGGVFIIVSFIVFLSIAFMANYISSKLRQSQKIVMFFKWLQILVFTGIGIFILFSKK